From a region of the Pseudoxanthomonas sp. X-1 genome:
- the gmk gene encoding guanylate kinase, with protein sequence MRGTLYIVAAPSGAGKSSIVNATLARDPRISLSISFTSRAPRPGERHAQHYHFVSEAQFQAMIDAGEFFEYARVHGDWKGSARQSVEPQLAAGQDVLLEIDWQGARQVREKVPEAVSVFILPPSRDALEERMRKRGQDSEEVIAQRLAAAREEMSHYGEFDYVIVNEVFDTAVEEMCAIFTASRLRRERQAAEHRALIEALLAQ encoded by the coding sequence ATGCGCGGCACCCTGTACATCGTCGCGGCCCCGTCGGGCGCCGGAAAGAGCAGCATCGTCAATGCCACGCTGGCGCGCGATCCGCGCATCAGCCTCTCGATCTCGTTCACCTCGCGCGCGCCGCGCCCGGGCGAGCGCCATGCCCAGCACTACCACTTCGTCAGCGAGGCGCAGTTCCAGGCGATGATCGACGCCGGCGAGTTCTTCGAGTACGCCCGCGTGCACGGCGACTGGAAGGGCAGTGCGCGCCAGTCGGTCGAACCGCAGCTGGCCGCCGGCCAGGACGTGCTGCTGGAAATCGACTGGCAGGGCGCGCGCCAGGTGCGCGAGAAGGTGCCCGAGGCGGTGAGCGTGTTCATCCTGCCGCCCTCGCGCGATGCGCTGGAGGAGCGTATGCGCAAGCGCGGGCAGGACAGCGAGGAAGTCATCGCCCAGCGCCTGGCCGCCGCGCGCGAGGAGATGTCGCACTACGGCGAGTTCGACTACGTGATCGTCAATGAAGTCTTCGACACCGCGGTGGAGGAGATGTGCGCCATCTTCACCGCCAGCCGCCTGCGCCGCGAGCGCCAGGCCGCCGAACACCGCGCCCTGATCGAGGCGCTGCTGGCGCAGTGA